Genomic window (Akkermansiaceae bacterium):
GTCAGTGCTACAAATATCCCAAGCCCAGCCACAACCAACAGAAGACAAAGTATCTGCTTCGCCGTGATTTTACTTTTGTTCTTGGCCGCAGCCGAGGAACCTCGCTGTCTTTTTACTCTGCTCCTCCCCCCCCGATCAGGTCGAGTCCTTGCACTCTGCCTGGATTTAACGTCCCCGCGCGGCTGGCCATGGCGACCGTTGACTGTTTTTTGGTTCGTTTTTCTGTCGGGCATATCTCGGATTGACTATCTCATGCACATTGAGGCAACACGCCCTTAGGAGGGGTGGGCACTCCTGTCCACCGTTTCACTATACCTGCGGACTGGCGCTTTTGCGCGCGAAGCTACGTCGGACAAGCTGTCCGCACTTCCTATCGCTCCGCCCGACTCATTCTCCATCATGATTGGGAAAAAGGACTAAAGTGCCAAAGGGAATCTAGCCACGCTTACGGTGCAGTAACATTGAAAGACTTCCTATACCCAATAAAAATATCGACGTCGGTTCAGGGACGCTGGCGACTCCAGCAATACGAAAACCTATGAGGGAGCTCCCGTTGCTCGGCCCGAGGTTGTAGCGGAACGACGAGCGCAGGGCGCCCTCGGCGCTGCGCCAAGAACCCCCGCGCAGCCCACGCGACGAGCCGATCACCGCATCATTCCACTCCCAGACGTTGCCATTCTGGTCAAAAGTGCCGTAATAGCTCTCAGAACCCGTGAACGAACCCACATCCGTTAGATAGTTCTGATTACTATCGTAAGTCGTGCTCTGCGTCACCGAATATTCATATCCAGATCCGTTGTAAAATTTGTAGTTCGCCTGATTCGCTGTGCCTCCCACATCATTGCCGGGCACCGTGCTGCTCTGAGTCGCATACAGATGGTAATTATCCCCGTCATCGCCAGCACCAATGGTCGGATCATAATACGCCGCCTTATACCACTCGTCCTCCGTTGGGATCCAGTGGCTCGCACTGCCACTCGCAGTGAACCCTGTGCCACTGGTAGCTCCAGCAAGCGCATACACCCCCGTCTCCGTGCTGCCCGATCCCTGGCCGTTCTCCACCCAGTTGACAAAGCGCGCCGCATCAAACCAGCTCACATACGTGATCGGCCGGTTCGCCGAACCAATCACCGAGTAGCTGTAGGAACCGGAAGACCCACTGCGGCTGATGCCCGCGATGTTCAGATTCGTCCCCATGTTGGTATGGTAGAGACCATAGCTATCCGTCGCCGCCACGGCATTCAGAAACTCCGCATACTGGCCAATGGTCACCTCATACTTCGAGATCCGGTAATTGTGATCCACCGAGCCGTAGAGACCGCCCGTCGAGTTGTCCGCCGCATTATTCGCGT
Coding sequences:
- a CDS encoding SUMF1/EgtB/PvdO family nonheme iron enzyme produces the protein MKTWIGLVGAGLMVAPVTQAEVTFDWADVGDANNAADNSTGGLYGSVDHNYRISKYEVTIGQYAEFLNAVAATDSYGLYHTNMGTNLNIAGISRSGSSGSYSYSVIGSANRPITYVSWFDAARFVNWVENGQGSGSTETGVYALAGATSGTGFTASGSASHWIPTEDEWYKAAYYDPTIGAGDDGDNYHLYATQSSTVPGNDVGGTANQANYKFYNGSGYEYSVTQSTTYDSNQNYLTDVGSFTGSESYYGTFDQNGNVWEWNDAVIGSSRGLRGGSWRSAEGALRSSFRYNLGPSNGSSLIGFRIAGVASVPEPTSIFLLGIGSLSMLLHRKRG